The DNA window GAACATTGCCGGGATTATACGAACTGGTTGATGGGAAGGTTAGTTACAGTAAGATAAGAAAATTGCAGATTGAAGATATTTTAGGTCGGAAGCCTGTTAATTTAGATACAAATGCCATTTCTGGTTATATCAATAACAAAACTTTACTGGTCAGTGGCGCTGGTGGATCAATAGGCAGTGAAATCGCACGTCAAGTTTGTTATTTTAATCCTCAACGATTGATTCTATTAGATAAAAGCGAAAACAATCTTTATGCTGTTTTTAATGAAATAAGGAATAATTGGCCAGCTTTATTAGTGGTCCCCTTATTATTAAATATAACCAACACAGAAAAATTAAAAAAAATCTTCCCGGAGATAAAGCCTGATGTTGTCTTTCATGCTGCTTCATATAAACATGTACCTATTTTAGAATATTATCCAGAAGAAGCGGTGTGGAATAATATTATTGGCACTAAAAATCTGGTGGAATTATCACATCAAAATAATATAGAAAGTTTTATCATGATTTCCACTGATAAAGCAATTAATCCCTCCAGTGTAATGGGTGCTAGTAAACGAATTGCCGAGATGATAGTAAAAGCATATGGGAAAAAGAGTCGTACTAAGTTTGCCTCAGTACGTTTTGGTAATGTATTGGATAGTAGTGGCAGTGTAATTCCATTATTTAGAATGCAGATTTCCCAGGGAGGACCAGTTACTGTAACAGATAAGGAAGTGAAAAGATACTTTATGACTATTTCGGAAGCCAGTCAGCTGGTGATTCAGGCAGGCATATTTGCTAAAAATGGTGAAGTTTTTGTATTGGATATGGGTGAACCGATAAAAATTTATGATCTGGCAAGAGAGATGATTAAGCTAATGGGCTTTGAACCGGAAAAGAACATTAAAATTAAAGTTATAGGTTTGCGTCCTGGTGAAAAATTATTTGAAGAATTAATGTCTGTAGAGGAAAAAAGTCAAATGGCCACTCATACCGCTCACAAAAAGGTATTTGTCGCACAGGCTCAGGATGTCAATAAAGAGGAATTATTAAAAAGAATTGCCGAATTGGAACAATTCGCACTGAATGATTCTGCTGAGGATCTTATCAAAAAAATGCAGGAGATAATTCCTGATTATAATCCTAATAGGGATAAAGAACATTTAAAGGAATTTAAATGGTAAATTAATTTTCAGTTTTCAGTTGATATTTTTCAGTATAAATGTGCAAGGTAATAATGGCATATAGTTACATATAATCATATATTATTGGTATGAGAATAACTGAATGATATTGCCGAATCTAACTAAAGCTTGATTCACAATGGCAGATTAGTTGGCATAGTGCTTATTGTGTTTAGTTACACTTACAATAAATATTTTTAATTTAGATTATAAATCTCTCCATAGAGTTAATATCAAGACTTTTAGATAAATGATTTTTATACATAACTATTAAGATTTGTAAGCTTGTTATTGGTAATCTGAAGTTCACAATAAGGGGCAATAAACTTTAACGCTCAGACAATAAGAAAAAAATAAGAAGACATGTAAAAAGAAAATCAAAAACACCCACTAGGTGGGTTCAGTATTTACTTAGTATATTACAGGAAGGCGTTGAGATGAAAGTAATTATACTTGTCGACGGAGTCGGTACCAATCTGTGGCCTTTAAGTAGGGATAGGCTTCCCAAGCAGTTTATCAAGTTTCAGGGTAGAAAGCGCTCCCTGTTTCAGGAGACCTTTCTGCGTAGTCTACTTTTGGCATCCTTAGATGATATTTATGTGGTTACCAATAAGAACTATGAGTTTTTAATTATGGGGGCAGTGGAAGAGTTAGGATATAATTATCCTGAGGAAAATATATTAGTAGAGCCGGAAGACAAGAATGCCCTACCTGCTATTTATGCTGGGGTTGATGAGATTTTAAAAAGAGAGAAAAGTATCTCTGAAACTATTGTGGTA is part of the Atribacterota bacterium genome and encodes:
- a CDS encoding nucleoside-diphosphate sugar epimerase/dehydratase; translation: MDIDKINNKYLWIILDIICINVALLLSLLVRFGNEFQHYFFLYRENIIIIVLIYLFFSTLLRLYDCFWRYLSIKEILLIGITQILTMISSVLIIFFLRRYQFPRTIIFLFFFFCLTFIIGNKLAWRLYHEGRIKLGKGKDRILLVGAGDAGDVISREIIRRKDLGFLVGFVDDDRNKLGKTIHGKRVLGATIDISKIIKENSINSVIISMPSADGKQIKNIVEQIPKVVNIRTLPGLYELVDGKVSYSKIRKLQIEDILGRKPVNLDTNAISGYINNKTLLVSGAGGSIGSEIARQVCYFNPQRLILLDKSENNLYAVFNEIRNNWPALLVVPLLLNITNTEKLKKIFPEIKPDVVFHAASYKHVPILEYYPEEAVWNNIIGTKNLVELSHQNNIESFIMISTDKAINPSSVMGASKRIAEMIVKAYGKKSRTKFASVRFGNVLDSSGSVIPLFRMQISQGGPVTVTDKEVKRYFMTISEASQLVIQAGIFAKNGEVFVLDMGEPIKIYDLAREMIKLMGFEPEKNIKIKVIGLRPGEKLFEELMSVEEKSQMATHTAHKKVFVAQAQDVNKEELLKRIAELEQFALNDSAEDLIKKMQEIIPDYNPNRDKEHLKEFKW